The following are encoded in a window of Fibrobacter succinogenes genomic DNA:
- a CDS encoding 6-carboxyhexanoate--CoA ligase, producing MDYYSLKMRASQHVGEGENSHEQHISGAERIVGRDSVEAVCAAMVRRAMNHSKGDPDFINVKIEKVHESDIQILKSLPVTRIDVETWQEGLEKAFSLVSKAVNDGLLRDDVARNDVEAECSRNACNDKIADFAQKLPELLRATFPMRGAMLYDIATGERLEPDHERGVRATYMDALHSSEVDGCKNHFNEAIVLATKVANAPGMVAEFCVSDDPNYITGYVASKELGYVRIMKMKEMGDENGGRIFLFDSRKASAEECIEYLQKKKVLVDVVGRT from the coding sequence ATGGATTACTACAGTTTAAAAATGCGAGCCTCGCAGCATGTTGGCGAAGGCGAAAACTCCCATGAACAGCATATTTCCGGTGCTGAACGTATTGTTGGTCGTGATTCCGTGGAAGCTGTGTGTGCGGCAATGGTGCGCCGTGCGATGAATCATTCCAAAGGCGATCCGGATTTTATCAATGTGAAAATTGAAAAGGTTCACGAAAGCGACATCCAGATTTTGAAATCTTTACCGGTGACACGAATTGATGTGGAAACGTGGCAGGAAGGGTTGGAGAAAGCGTTTAGTCTTGTAAGTAAAGCTGTAAATGATGGATTGCTTCGCGACGATGTCGCTCGCAATGACGTTGAAGCCGAATGTAGCAGAAATGCTTGCAACGATAAAATCGCAGATTTTGCCCAAAAGCTTCCTGAACTTTTGCGGGCGACGTTCCCGATGCGCGGGGCGATGCTTTACGATATTGCAACGGGCGAGCGCCTGGAACCAGACCACGAACGCGGAGTTCGTGCGACGTATATGGATGCGCTTCATTCGAGCGAAGTCGATGGATGCAAAAACCATTTTAACGAAGCGATTGTGCTTGCGACCAAGGTGGCAAATGCGCCGGGAATGGTGGCGGAATTTTGCGTTTCGGACGACCCGAATTACATCACGGGCTATGTGGCGAGCAAGGAACTGGGTTATGTGCGCATCATGAAGATGAAGGAAATGGGCGATGAAAACGGAGGCCGCATTTTCTTGTTTGATTCCCGCAAGGCTTCGGCTGAAGAATGCATCGAGTACTTGCAGAAGAAAAAAGTGCTCGTGGATGTAGTT